In Methanosarcina siciliae T4/M, one genomic interval encodes:
- a CDS encoding toxin-antitoxin system TumE family protein produces the protein MDSKIPVKETRVLAEDEIIDISITRVKESPQIPNGVKYSFNYRVKSESSGWETAIRVDNAHVVKGHKRRDHKHLFDNQPVEFEFISLKHIYEKILNLIEQNRGLIDEIKRH, from the coding sequence TTGGACTCCAAAATACCGGTGAAAGAAACCAGAGTATTGGCGGAAGATGAAATCATTGATATTTCCATCACAAGAGTTAAAGAATCGCCTCAAATCCCCAATGGGGTAAAGTATAGTTTCAACTACAGGGTGAAATCTGAATCCTCAGGATGGGAAACTGCCATAAGAGTTGATAATGCCCATGTGGTAAAAGGGCATAAAAGAAGGGATCACAAACACCTATTTGACAACCAGCCCGTAGAATTTGAATTCATATCCTTGAAGCATATCTATGAAAAAATTCTCAACCTAATAGAACAAAACAGGGGGCTTATAGATGAAATTAAAAGACATTGA
- a CDS encoding HVO_A0114 family putative DNA-binding protein, producing MKLKDIEIKVMSDEAYGDHLDRLFEDIKAGNTIEKRKPRIIARTPEDVAKILTNERIRLLQMIREKKPESISELARLLNRSQSNVSNDIKYLEGIGLLELEEKMDPVLHKKPIVNYDAVRITVDLSC from the coding sequence ATGAAATTAAAAGACATTGAAATCAAGGTCATGTCTGATGAGGCTTACGGCGATCACCTTGACCGGCTCTTTGAGGACATAAAAGCCGGCAACACAATCGAGAAACGAAAACCCCGGATTATAGCTCGCACCCCCGAAGATGTAGCAAAAATCCTGACAAATGAACGAATTCGCCTGCTTCAGATGATCCGGGAAAAGAAACCAGAGTCCATTAGTGAGCTTGCCCGCCTTCTGAACCGTAGCCAGTCAAACGTCTCAAACGATATAAAATATCTGGAAGGAATTGGGCTGCTGGAACTTGAAGAGAAAATGGACCCTGTACTGCATAAGAAACCGATAGTTAATTATGATGCGGTGCGGATAACAGTGGATCTGAGTTGCTAA
- a CDS encoding ATP-binding protein, with protein MKIAVCGKGGSGKSTISALLAKQMAKTKNVLVLDTDESNYGLHGQLGLAAPRDLMEYFGGKQGFKQKQRAPKTAPLGGLAVPGALGGQPKSRFFEERWSFSGLPPEFVEEKGKIRLMAIGKIHEFGEGCACPMGVLTREFLENLDLTENDIVIVDTEAGVEHFGRGVAKDFDTILVVVDPSFESLKLSKKFDELGGQAGNRVFFVLNKVEEDIKGELLEAVDSSKVAAVIPADRELFRASLKGAEFDIELEGIAKLAEFLDKN; from the coding sequence ATGAAAATCGCAGTATGCGGGAAAGGCGGAAGTGGAAAGAGCACGATTTCTGCGCTCCTGGCAAAGCAGATGGCAAAAACAAAGAACGTGCTTGTGCTTGATACCGATGAATCCAACTACGGACTGCACGGCCAGCTCGGGCTTGCGGCTCCAAGGGACCTTATGGAGTACTTCGGGGGAAAACAGGGTTTCAAGCAAAAACAGAGAGCTCCGAAGACTGCTCCTCTCGGAGGGCTTGCAGTTCCCGGGGCTTTGGGAGGTCAGCCCAAGTCCCGTTTTTTTGAAGAGAGGTGGAGCTTTTCCGGCCTGCCTCCGGAATTCGTGGAAGAAAAGGGAAAGATAAGGCTCATGGCAATTGGAAAGATCCACGAGTTCGGGGAAGGCTGTGCCTGTCCTATGGGCGTCCTCACACGGGAGTTTCTCGAAAACCTGGACCTTACGGAAAATGATATCGTTATCGTGGACACGGAAGCCGGAGTGGAGCATTTCGGGCGAGGAGTTGCAAAGGACTTTGACACGATCCTGGTCGTGGTAGACCCTTCTTTTGAATCCCTCAAGCTGTCTAAAAAATTCGATGAACTCGGGGGACAGGCCGGAAACAGGGTTTTCTTTGTGCTGAACAAAGTTGAGGAAGACATTAAAGGCGAGCTTCTTGAAGCGGTTGATTCCTCGAAAGTTGCCGCGGTGATTCCGGCAGACAGGGAACTTTTCAGGGCGTCCCTGAAAGGTGCGGAATTCGATATTGAACTTGAGGGAATCGCAAAACTTGCGGAGTTTCTGGATAAAAATTGA
- a CDS encoding mechanosensitive ion channel family protein has protein sequence MAVTLFLIFAVDRLLARTKLLHTDVKFAKQLIQFVILSIGLIFVVFSLPIAAQYKESILSLLGIIAGAAVALSSTTFIANAMSGIMLRIIKPFRAGDYIESETIFGRVTDVHILHTEVQSIDRDLVTFPNLKLVSNPLKTIRTSGTIISTCVSLGYDVPRRKIEKSLLLAAEKIGLENPFVHVLELGDFSVTYKVGGLLKNIESLITTRSDFKKAVLDSLHEAGVEIVSPNFMNQRILKEGTVFIPPKEPLKVEVPQKPPEKKPEEIIFDKAIEAEILGKIELILSNLEEKEKDLKQQISSVPEQNRKAELSGKLEFLKIRKEEIKTGFETMKKQIEETEEIIEPEMRSRQLQSLNLKADHLDIRRKKLEKELKEILDNKNPEKV, from the coding sequence GTGGCAGTTACCCTTTTTCTGATTTTTGCAGTTGACCGCCTGCTTGCCAGGACAAAGCTTCTCCACACAGACGTGAAATTTGCAAAGCAGCTAATCCAGTTTGTCATCCTCAGTATCGGCCTCATTTTTGTCGTGTTCAGCCTTCCGATTGCCGCCCAGTACAAAGAGTCGATCCTCAGCCTGCTCGGAATTATTGCCGGAGCTGCAGTTGCGCTTTCCTCAACCACTTTTATTGCAAATGCGATGTCCGGGATCATGCTGCGGATTATAAAGCCCTTCAGGGCAGGGGATTACATTGAAAGTGAAACCATATTCGGAAGAGTCACCGACGTCCATATCCTGCACACCGAGGTCCAATCTATTGACAGGGACCTGGTAACCTTCCCGAACCTCAAACTTGTCTCAAACCCTTTAAAAACAATCAGGACTTCGGGCACCATTATCTCTACCTGTGTCTCCCTTGGCTACGATGTCCCCCGCCGGAAAATCGAAAAAAGCCTGCTTCTGGCCGCAGAAAAAATCGGGCTTGAAAACCCTTTCGTCCACGTCCTGGAACTCGGGGACTTTTCGGTCACGTACAAGGTCGGAGGGCTCTTAAAGAACATTGAGAGCCTTATTACAACTCGTTCGGACTTCAAGAAAGCTGTCCTGGACTCCCTGCACGAAGCCGGTGTAGAAATAGTCTCCCCCAACTTCATGAACCAGAGAATCCTGAAAGAAGGGACCGTTTTCATTCCCCCAAAAGAGCCCCTGAAAGTCGAAGTGCCCCAAAAGCCTCCGGAAAAGAAGCCTGAAGAAATCATCTTTGACAAAGCAATAGAAGCCGAAATCCTGGGCAAAATAGAGCTTATCCTCTCGAACCTGGAAGAAAAAGAAAAGGACCTGAAACAGCAGATAAGCAGTGTGCCGGAACAGAATAGAAAAGCAGAACTTTCAGGAAAACTGGAATTCTTAAAAATCCGGAAAGAAGAGATCAAAACCGGGTTCGAAACCATGAAAAAACAAATAGAAGAAACCGAGGAAATAATTGAGCCGGAAATGCGTTCGAGGCAGCTTCAAAGCCTTAACCTGAAGGCCGACCACCTGGATATCAGGAGGAAAAAACTGGAAAAGGAGTTAAAGGAAATTCTGGATAACAAAAATCCGGAAAAGGTTTGA
- a CDS encoding dihydrolipoyl dehydrogenase family protein: MEKDYDIVIIGTGTSGRTFADKVAISGLKTAIVDSGEYGGVSPPIGCDPKKVFIDIAEITDRNNRLIGKGAGTQNPLKIDWPLLIEFRKTFTEKCSRKTENHFVELGIDTYHGRAYFESKNTVTVGEDKLKGEYIFLATGAKPRKLNIPGKKYIITSGEFMETEKLPERIIFIGGGHISMEFSHIALKAGSEAIILHRGEKLLRHFDADMVNILIKDSEAAGIKILTNKPVIAVEKEGDGFLVRAGPESETRSFRADMVVHGAGRVPDIEGMNLEKAGVKVEKGAIKVDKHMRTSNPRIYAGGDCASEGMQLTPVAAYQGEVAAVNILTEDSVEADYKGIPSAVHTMPVLASVGISTVKDSDKYKVIYRDRSSEKTTRSEGTDFVASKVIIDEANDRIMGTHILGPNAGEAINVFAAVMRLGLKASDMKKMIFSYPTVCSDIPYML; encoded by the coding sequence ATGGAAAAGGACTACGATATTGTAATTATCGGGACCGGAACCTCAGGAAGGACTTTTGCGGACAAAGTTGCAATCTCAGGATTAAAAACAGCTATTGTCGACTCGGGAGAATACGGAGGTGTTTCTCCACCCATAGGTTGTGATCCGAAGAAGGTGTTTATAGATATTGCCGAGATTACGGACCGGAATAATCGACTGATAGGGAAAGGTGCGGGAACTCAAAATCCATTAAAGATTGACTGGCCTTTGCTTATCGAGTTCAGGAAAACATTTACGGAAAAATGTTCCAGAAAAACTGAGAACCATTTTGTGGAACTGGGAATTGATACATATCACGGAAGAGCTTATTTTGAAAGTAAAAATACGGTCACTGTCGGGGAGGATAAGCTTAAAGGAGAATATATTTTTCTTGCTACAGGCGCAAAGCCGAGAAAACTCAACATTCCCGGGAAAAAATACATAATTACGAGTGGGGAATTCATGGAAACCGAAAAGCTCCCTGAAAGAATTATTTTCATAGGAGGCGGGCATATATCCATGGAGTTTTCTCATATTGCACTAAAAGCCGGATCGGAAGCTATAATCCTGCATAGGGGTGAAAAGCTCCTGCGGCACTTTGATGCTGATATGGTAAATATACTCATAAAGGACTCCGAAGCCGCAGGAATCAAAATCTTAACAAATAAGCCGGTGATTGCGGTCGAAAAAGAAGGTGACGGCTTTCTGGTCAGGGCCGGGCCTGAATCCGAAACCCGGAGTTTCCGTGCGGATATGGTCGTGCATGGAGCAGGCCGCGTTCCGGATATAGAGGGTATGAATCTCGAAAAAGCCGGGGTCAAGGTTGAAAAGGGAGCTATCAAAGTTGATAAGCACATGAGGACTTCAAATCCCCGAATCTATGCAGGTGGGGACTGTGCATCGGAGGGTATGCAGCTTACTCCTGTGGCGGCCTATCAGGGAGAAGTTGCAGCAGTTAACATCCTTACCGAAGATAGTGTCGAGGCTGACTACAAAGGTATTCCAAGTGCGGTCCACACCATGCCTGTCCTGGCTTCGGTAGGAATCAGCACTGTTAAAGATAGCGATAAGTATAAGGTAATCTACCGGGACAGGAGCAGCGAAAAGACAACCCGGAGTGAAGGAACGGATTTTGTGGCTTCAAAGGTAATTATCGATGAAGCAAATGACCGCATAATGGGAACTCATATTCTGGGTCCGAATGCCGGGGAAGCTATCAACGTTTTCGCTGCAGTAATGCGGCTCGGACTCAAGGCATCTGATATGAAAAAGATGATTTTTTCCTATCCGACTGTATGTTCGGATATTCCTTATATGCTGTAA
- a CDS encoding type II glyceraldehyde-3-phosphate dehydrogenase: protein MAKAKIAVNGYGTIGKRVADAVRAQDDMEVVGISKRTPNYEAAVAHQLGYDIYTPAENVEAFEKAGMPAAGSVEEMIEKADLVVDCTPGGIGEKNKPLYEKAGVKAIWQGGESHPIAGFSFNAASNYEGALDRDLVRVVSCNTTGLCRAITPIDRELGVKKVRAILARRATDPNDIKKGPINAIVLHPVKLPSHHGPDVKSVIPHINITSAALLVPTTLMHLHTVNMEVNTDCTAEDIKKIFSSQSRIRFIGQGITSTAEIMEVARDIKRPRNDMWENCIWPESITVNEKELYFFQAVHQESIVVPENVDAIRAMMGLESDGTKSIEKTNKALGV, encoded by the coding sequence ATGGCTAAAGCAAAGATTGCAGTAAACGGTTACGGAACCATAGGAAAAAGAGTTGCAGACGCCGTTAGGGCTCAGGACGATATGGAAGTTGTCGGAATTTCCAAGAGGACACCAAACTATGAAGCTGCAGTGGCCCATCAGCTTGGGTATGATATATATACCCCTGCTGAGAATGTCGAAGCCTTTGAAAAAGCAGGGATGCCTGCAGCCGGATCCGTTGAAGAAATGATAGAGAAAGCTGACCTGGTTGTGGACTGTACTCCGGGGGGGATCGGGGAAAAGAATAAGCCTTTGTATGAAAAAGCAGGTGTAAAAGCGATCTGGCAGGGAGGGGAGAGCCACCCGATTGCGGGTTTTTCCTTTAATGCGGCCAGCAATTACGAGGGGGCTCTGGACCGTGACCTGGTAAGGGTTGTCTCCTGCAACACCACAGGGCTTTGCAGGGCTATCACACCGATAGACAGGGAACTTGGGGTAAAGAAAGTAAGAGCTATTCTTGCAAGAAGAGCAACCGACCCCAATGATATAAAAAAGGGACCGATTAATGCAATAGTACTTCACCCGGTCAAACTTCCTTCCCACCACGGACCCGATGTAAAGAGCGTGATCCCGCATATAAATATCACATCTGCAGCCCTGCTGGTCCCGACAACTCTCATGCACCTGCACACTGTAAATATGGAAGTCAACACGGATTGTACTGCAGAAGACATTAAGAAAATTTTTTCTTCCCAGTCCAGAATCAGGTTCATAGGACAGGGGATTACTTCGACAGCAGAAATAATGGAAGTTGCCAGAGACATCAAGCGCCCCAGAAATGACATGTGGGAGAACTGTATCTGGCCCGAGTCCATAACAGTGAACGAGAAAGAACTCTACTTCTTCCAGGCCGTCCACCAGGAATCCATAGTAGTTCCCGAAAATGTGGACGCTATCAGGGCCATGATGGGACTGGAAAGTGACGGGACAAAGTCAATAGAAAAAACGAATAAAGCTCTTGGGGTGTAA
- a CDS encoding DUF134 domain-containing protein: MVNKVKRRVSCFPKATYYKPREIPLCCLEIANLSIEELEAIRLCDLLQIEQNEAADRMGVSRKTFWSDLQRARQKVADALVNGKAIEISGGEYINTGECRVNFLCKECDHMWEPKFDQARPANCPSCGSSLIFRLGGDGRGKRFVENDYCCPKEKGSGRNTDDENKKNDGSTKK, from the coding sequence ATGGTCAATAAAGTTAAGCGCAGGGTATCTTGCTTTCCAAAGGCCACCTATTACAAGCCCAGGGAAATTCCTCTTTGTTGTCTTGAAATCGCCAACCTATCCATAGAAGAGCTTGAAGCTATTCGTCTTTGTGACCTCCTCCAGATAGAGCAGAACGAGGCTGCTGACCGGATGGGAGTATCCCGGAAAACTTTCTGGAGCGATCTCCAGAGGGCACGACAAAAAGTGGCTGATGCTCTTGTCAACGGAAAAGCAATAGAGATCTCCGGAGGAGAATACATTAATACTGGTGAATGTAGGGTCAATTTTCTCTGCAAAGAATGCGATCATATGTGGGAACCCAAATTCGACCAGGCCCGTCCCGCAAACTGTCCGAGTTGTGGTTCCAGTCTGATTTTCCGACTCGGGGGCGATGGAAGAGGAAAGAGATTTGTTGAGAATGATTACTGTTGCCCTAAAGAAAAGGGAAGCGGCAGGAATACTGATGATGAGAATAAAAAAAATGACGGAAGTACAAAAAAGTGA
- the cdhB gene encoding CO dehydrogenase/acetyl-CoA synthase complex subunit epsilon: MVDTAKNTKLFTSYGVGTSRTVTPEMASKLISKAKRPLLMVGTLTLDPELIDRVVKISKTANIPIAATGSSLASLADKDVDATYINAHMLGFYLTDPKWPGLDGNGNYDTVIVLGFKKFYINQVLSAAKNFSNLKSIAIERGYIQNATMSFGNLSKADHYAALDELIDFL; the protein is encoded by the coding sequence ATGGTTGATACTGCCAAGAATACAAAGCTATTTACCAGCTATGGAGTGGGTACCTCAAGAACTGTTACGCCTGAAATGGCTTCAAAGCTGATCTCAAAAGCAAAGAGGCCACTCCTTATGGTGGGGACCCTGACCCTTGATCCGGAACTCATTGACCGTGTGGTAAAAATTTCAAAGACTGCAAACATCCCGATCGCTGCAACTGGGAGTTCTCTGGCAAGCCTTGCTGATAAAGACGTGGATGCAACATACATCAACGCCCACATGCTCGGCTTCTACCTCACTGACCCCAAATGGCCCGGTCTTGATGGTAATGGAAACTATGACACTGTCATAGTCCTGGGATTCAAGAAATTCTACATCAACCAGGTACTGTCCGCAGCAAAGAACTTCAGCAACTTAAAATCAATTGCAATTGAAAGAGGCTACATCCAGAACGCAACAATGTCTTTCGGAAACCTTAGCAAAGCAGACCACTACGCTGCCCTGGACGAGCTAATTGACTTTTTATAA
- the cdhC gene encoding CO dehydrogenase/CO-methylating acetyl-CoA synthase complex subunit beta, which yields MAEFPFEISPMFEGERVRKDGMFVELGGPKSLGLELVRAKPMDEIEDDKVTIIGPDLKEMEEGKTYPWAMIFHIGGELVEPDLESVVERRVHDFINYCQGIMHLNQRYDVWMRVSKDTASKMDSFEPFGQAVMMLFKTELPFIEKMQVTFYTDKAEVEKQMEEAKEIFKARDARTKDLHDEDVDVFYGCTLCQSFAPTNVCVVSPDRISLCGAINWFDGRAAAKVDPEGPQFEIAKGDLIDAEKGEYSGINEIAKKLSSGEYDKINLHSFFEYPHTSCGCFEVVGFYIPEVDGIGWVNREYQGMAPNGIGFSTMAGQTGGGKQIVGFLGIGINYFYSPKFIQADGGWNRVVWLPAMLKEKVDEAIPADLKDKIATENDATDIESLKAFLQEKEHPVVANWAAEEEEEEEEEEEEEVAVAAAPMMMPAAGFQMPAMPMMSGGSSGGIKLTFKNAKITIDRMIISEKKEKK from the coding sequence ATGGCAGAATTCCCATTTGAGATTTCCCCGATGTTTGAAGGAGAAAGAGTAAGAAAAGATGGAATGTTCGTCGAACTTGGGGGCCCAAAGTCCCTTGGTCTCGAACTTGTTCGCGCAAAACCCATGGATGAGATTGAAGACGACAAAGTAACAATTATCGGTCCAGACCTCAAAGAAATGGAAGAAGGTAAGACCTACCCATGGGCAATGATCTTTCACATAGGTGGAGAACTCGTAGAGCCTGACCTTGAGTCTGTGGTCGAAAGGCGTGTCCACGACTTCATCAACTACTGCCAGGGTATCATGCACCTGAACCAGAGGTACGATGTCTGGATGAGAGTTTCCAAGGACACAGCTTCAAAGATGGACTCTTTCGAGCCCTTCGGACAGGCCGTCATGATGCTCTTCAAGACAGAACTGCCCTTTATCGAGAAGATGCAGGTGACATTCTACACCGACAAGGCTGAAGTTGAAAAGCAGATGGAAGAAGCAAAGGAAATCTTCAAGGCAAGAGACGCAAGGACCAAGGACCTCCACGACGAAGATGTGGATGTCTTCTATGGCTGCACTCTCTGTCAGTCCTTTGCTCCGACCAATGTCTGTGTGGTTTCCCCAGACAGGATCTCACTCTGTGGTGCTATCAACTGGTTCGACGGCCGAGCAGCAGCAAAAGTAGACCCCGAAGGTCCACAGTTTGAAATCGCAAAGGGCGACCTTATTGACGCCGAGAAGGGAGAATACTCCGGGATCAACGAGATTGCAAAGAAACTCTCCAGCGGCGAATATGATAAAATCAACCTCCACTCCTTCTTCGAATACCCACATACCTCCTGTGGCTGTTTTGAAGTAGTAGGGTTCTATATCCCCGAAGTAGACGGTATAGGCTGGGTTAACAGGGAATACCAGGGAATGGCACCGAACGGGATCGGATTCTCAACCATGGCAGGTCAGACCGGCGGTGGGAAGCAGATCGTAGGTTTCCTCGGTATTGGGATCAACTATTTCTACTCCCCGAAGTTCATCCAGGCTGACGGGGGCTGGAACAGAGTTGTATGGCTCCCCGCAATGCTGAAGGAGAAGGTTGATGAAGCAATCCCTGCTGACCTCAAAGACAAGATTGCAACAGAAAACGATGCAACTGATATTGAATCCCTGAAAGCCTTCCTCCAGGAGAAGGAACACCCGGTAGTTGCCAACTGGGCAGCAGAGGAAGAAGAAGAGGAAGAAGAGGAAGAAGAAGAGGAAGTAGCAGTTGCAGCAGCTCCGATGATGATGCCAGCAGCCGGGTTCCAGATGCCTGCAATGCCAATGATGTCAGGCGGTTCAAGCGGCGGAATAAAGCTGACCTTCAAGAACGCAAAGATCACCATTGACAGGATGATCATCAGCGAGAAGAAGGAAAAGAAATAA
- a CDS encoding ATP-binding protein, whose protein sequence is MTKVIAITGKGGTGKTAVAALLIRYLSKKGKFLLAVDADADTNLPETLGCENVKTIGDAKEFLQVEITNPRPDNPDMNKESILKSKVYEIIEEMPGYDLLVMGRPEGSGCYCYVNNLLRGIMDKLITNYDVVVIDAEAGLEHFSRKIIRDIDDLIVVTDASRRGFRTAERIRELVSELDSNVGNIHVIANKVTDNNRNKIEELAGDLKLSLLGTIPLDSKIEEFDIGGVPLTELPDDSVAVLEIEKIAKKLGF, encoded by the coding sequence GTGACTAAAGTAATTGCAATAACGGGAAAAGGCGGGACTGGTAAAACAGCGGTAGCGGCTCTTCTGATCCGCTACCTTTCCAAAAAAGGGAAGTTTCTACTGGCAGTTGATGCGGATGCGGATACTAACCTTCCTGAAACCCTTGGATGTGAGAACGTAAAAACAATCGGGGATGCAAAAGAGTTCCTGCAGGTAGAAATTACGAATCCCAGGCCTGATAACCCCGATATGAACAAAGAGTCAATACTTAAAAGCAAGGTCTATGAGATAATTGAAGAGATGCCGGGATACGACCTCCTTGTAATGGGAAGACCCGAAGGGTCAGGCTGCTACTGTTATGTGAACAACCTCCTCCGCGGGATAATGGACAAACTGATCACAAACTATGATGTGGTTGTAATTGACGCAGAAGCGGGGCTTGAGCATTTCAGCCGCAAGATTATCCGGGACATAGATGACCTTATTGTAGTAACTGACGCTTCACGAAGGGGATTTCGGACTGCCGAAAGGATCAGAGAACTGGTGAGTGAACTGGATTCAAATGTAGGAAACATTCACGTTATTGCAAACAAAGTTACAGATAATAACCGCAATAAGATTGAAGAACTTGCAGGAGACCTGAAACTCAGCCTTCTAGGCACGATTCCCCTTGACTCGAAAATAGAGGAATTCGATATAGGAGGGGTCCCACTAACCGAACTTCCAGATGATTCGGTTGCAGTACTTGAAATCGAAAAAATTGCAAAGAAGCTGGGATTCTGA